The nucleotide window GAAAGGCACAGAAGGGTGCGCAAATGCGCCGAAAGGACAAATGACGCAGGCTACGACACTGATCAGAGTGCACAATGTGCACGAAcgcagaggaaaaaaaaaggacaggTGGAGCAGGGGTATCACTACTACCCCTTCTACTACGAAGAAAGCGAACCAGAGGGACGGTACAAAATGGAGTGCATTTCCCCACCGAGGGCGAGGGAACTCACGCGAGTGGAGTCCCAGCTCAGAGCTCCACTCCGATTGGGAACCCCCCCTTAAGAGTAACTTCCCATTCAGCACTTCGTTCCTGAGAAAGGATACCCCCTCAGTGACAAACTCAACCACTCGAAGTGACGACTTCTGGACAACCTGTCTGCGGGACCAGCCAAACGAAAAGTGTGTCCTGTGCAAGCaaaacacacaaatggggaaaatgaaaaaaattattctttccATTAGTGCAGTCAAACCTATGTGCATGTcctgttttttcattttcatcaatTTGATTCACTGTCACCCCGTCGTTTGCTTATCCTGTTTTGGTCACCACTTCCCCCCCGAGAATGCAACCACCTGTGCCATTTGTACTTCCCCCGAGAAGGATACTCCAATGCATACACACAGACAACAGCTAGCTCTGGCAAAGAAGGAACTTCAAATAATCATGTCCTTGCTCAAATACAAAAACAGACATACTCCTCCATCAGAAATATTCCtcaattattttgttaatgtaaATTATTGTCTCAAAAATTTG belongs to Plasmodium cynomolgi strain B DNA, scaffold: 0493, whole genome shotgun sequence and includes:
- a CDS encoding hypothetical protein (putative) produces the protein MKKIILSISAVKPMCMSCFFIFINLIHCHPVVCLSCFGHHFPPENATTCAICTSPEKDTPMHTHRQQLALAKKELQIIMSLLKYKNRHTPPSEIFLNYFVNVNYCLKNLYLFLNLHQTLIFYRNWIFA